From one Triticum urartu cultivar G1812 chromosome 3, Tu2.1, whole genome shotgun sequence genomic stretch:
- the LOC125549275 gene encoding B3 domain-containing protein Os03g0620400-like, with the protein MSDPCECCQIKLKFLRQINGNFMHSLVIPEWFVNQFGGKIWRTVKLESPNGNVYDVGVTENMNRTILKSGWASFVDANKIEENYSLMFRYLGNTRFKVTIFDSSGKQKASCCARMGTAASDVRNPSTFDVDNSSSSCGGTTQSSPSERSDSDGSQKESSYGYKKSAKKAAISDSSEELSAEDSLSRDNLVESYDVQVHLNDYVLSGKCDLTVAQEAKIQALVEKIRSEIPVLVVQMKKTSANFGNLIIRKDYALKYFPCEATNIILQLPRKNKEWKCRFNPGRRNLYLGYFVHDNCVQEGDICLFQPIAKVKEGRFTIIVHLLHKESVRRSPGGTAGMTHTATDRRTSAKTSLTARVKKTSLTAHVKEEPATDGEHKTTDRRTGAKTTLTSRVKEEPATDGEDTSSLRPEEDGDNSEGASETPFVLPERASITPAQEQKVREKVEAFESTVPVYVAILNKCNVARKSGMIITMGKQYASRYLQKQYFTGHRGKKNVISLVLQREGKSRMWDTELRRGIDRMMICKGWVAFARGNHLQVGDLCLFKLMESEEPLKMMVYIIRREKCLD; encoded by the exons ATGAGTGATCCATGTGAATGCTGCCAGATCAAGCTTAAGTTTCTAAGGCAGATCAATGGCAACTTCATGCACAGCCTG GTCATACCGGAGTGGTTTGTGAACCAATTTGGAGGAAAGATCTGGAGAACTGTCAAACTAGAGTCCCCTAATGGTAACGTCTATGATGTTGGAGTTACCGAGAATATGAACCGAACAATTTTGAAGTCTGGATGGGCATCATTTGTTGATGCCAATAAAATAGAAGAAAATTATTCACTGATGTTTCGTTACCTTGGAAACACCCGCTTCAAGGTTACAATATTCGATTCCAGTGGTAAGCAGAAAGCGTCGTGCTGTGCTAGGATGGGAACTGCTGCTTCTGATGTTAGGAACCCAAGCACATTTGATGTTGATAATTCTAGTAGTTCTTGTGGTGGTACTACTCAGTCTTCACCAAGTGAAAGATCAGATTCAGATGGAAGCCAAAAGGAAAGCTCGTACGGTTATAAAAAATCAGCAAAGAAGGCTGCAATATCAGATTCTTCTGAGGAATTATCAG CTGAAGACAGTCTATCTAGAGACAATTTGGTGGAGTCATATGATGTACAGGTGCATTTGAATGACTATGTCTTATCAGGGAAATGTGATCTTACAGTAGCACAGGAGGCAAAAATACAAGCACTTGTAGAGAAAATTCGATCTGAAATCCCGGTGCTTGTTGTACAGATGAAGAAGACCAGCGCAAACTTTGGTAATCTG ATAATACGTAAGGACTACGCACTCAAGTACTTCCCATGTGAAGCTACAAATATCATACTTCAGCTGCCTAGGAAGAACAAGGAATGGAAGTGCAGATTTAATCCAGGTCGGCGCAACCTTTATTTGGGCTACTTTGTCCATGACAACTGTGTTCAAGAGGGAGATATCTGCCTCTTTCAGCCAATAGCAAAGGTTAAGGAAGGAAGATTTACCATAATTGTCCATCTTCTTCACAAAGAGAGCGTTCGTCGTTCCCCTGGCGGAACAGCAGGGATGACACACACGGCTACCGACAGAAGAACAAGCGCAAAGACGTCCTTAACAGCCCGTGTTAAGAAGACGTCCTTAACAGCCCATGTTAAGGAGGAACCAGCCACCGATG GCGAACATAAGACTACTGACAGAAGGACAGGCGCAAAGACGACGTTAACATCCCGTGTTAAGGAGGAACCAGCTACCGATG GTGAAGATACTTCATCTTTGAGACCTGAAGAGGATGGAGACAATTCTGAGGGAGCTTCTGAGACCCCCTTCGTACTGCCAGAAAGAGCCTCTATAACGCCAGCACAGGAGCAGAAAGTGCGGGAGAAAGTAGAAGCCTTTGAGTCGACAGTACCAGTTTACGTCGCGATCCTGAACAAGTGCAATGTTGCTCGGAAATCCGGCATGATAATA ACCATGGGCAAGCAGTACGCGTCAAGATATCTCCAAAAACAGTACTTTACCGGGCATCGTGGAAAGAAGAATGTGATCAGTCTGGTGCTTCAGCGGGAGGGGAAGAGTAGGATGTGGGACACGGAGCTGCGACGCGGGATTGATCGTATGATGATCTGTAAAGGATGGGTTGCTTTCGCCCGTGGCAACCACCTGCAGGTGGGTGACCTCTGCCTCTTCAAGCTGATGGAGAGCGAGGAGCCGCTGAAGATGATGGTTTACATCATTCGCCGTGAGAAGTGCTTAGATTGA
- the LOC125546021 gene encoding glucan endo-1,3-beta-glucosidase GII-like, with protein sequence MARQDVASMSAVALFIGAFVSVPTSVQSIGVCYGVIANNLPPANDVVQLYRSKGITGMRIYFADAKALSALRNSGISLILDVGNDQLASLAASTSNAASWVQKNVRPYYPAVNIKYIAAGNEVQGGATQSIVPAMRNLNAALSAAGLGAIKVSTSIRFDEVAKSFPPSEGVFANAYMTDVARLLASTGAPLLANVYPYFAYKRDPQNIKLNYATFRPGPTVRDDKNGLTYTCLFDAMVDAVVAALEKAGAPGVRVVVSESGWPSASGFAATADNARAYNQGLIDHVGGGTPKRRGALETYIFGMFNENFKRGELVEKHFGLFNPDKSPAYPIQFK encoded by the exons ATGGCCAGGCAGGATGTTGCTTCCATGTCTGCCGTTGCTCTCTTCATCGGAGCATTCGTTTCTGTTCCTACAA GTGTGCAATCCATCGGCGTGTGCTACGGCGTGATCGCCAACAACCTCCCACCGGCGAACGACGTGGTGCAGCTCTACAGGTCCAAGGGCATCACCGGCATGCGCATCTACTTCGCCGACGCCAAGGCCCTCTCCGCGCTCCGTAACTCCGGCATCAGCCTCATCCTCGACGTCGGCAACGACCAGCTCGCCAGCCTCGCCGCCAGCACCTCCAACGCGGCGTCCTGGGTGCAGAAAAACGTCCGGCCATACTACCCGGCCGTGAACATCAAGTACATCGCCGCCGGTAACGAGGTCCAGGGAGGCGCCACCCAGAGCATCGTGCCGGCCATGCGGAACCTCAACGCGGCTCTCTCCGCCGCTGGGCTCGGCGCCATCAAGGTGTCCACCTCCATCCGGTTCGACGAGGTGGCCAAGTCCTTCCCGCCCTCCGAGGGCGTGTTCGCGAATGCCTACATGACGGACGTGGCCCGGCTCCTGGCGAGCACCGGCGCGCCGCTGCTGGCCAACGTGTACCCCTACTTCGCCTACAAGCGCGACCCGCAGAACATCAAGCTCAACTACGCCACGTTCCGGCCGGGACCCACGGTGCGGGACGACAAGAACGGGCTGACCTACACGTGCCTGTTCGACGCGATGGTGGACGCCGTGGTCGCCGCCCTGGAGAAGGCCGGGGCGCCGGGGGTGAGGGTGGTGGTGTCGGAGAGCGGGTGGCCGTCGGCGAGCGGGTTCGCTGCGACGGCGGACAACGCGAGAGCCTACAACCAGGGACTGATCGACCACGTCGGCGGGGGCACGCCCAAGAGGCGTGGCGCGCTGGAGACGTACATCTTCGGCATGTTCAACGAAAACTTCAAGAGAGGGGAGCTCGTGGAGAAGCACTTCGGGCTGTTCAACCCGGACAAGTCGCCGGCGTACCCCATCCAGTTCAAGTGA